Proteins from a single region of Rana temporaria chromosome 5, aRanTem1.1, whole genome shotgun sequence:
- the LOC120941235 gene encoding hemoglobin subunit alpha-3-like isoform X1 has translation MSLSASEKSAVLSIVGKIGSQGSALGSEALTRLLLSFPQTKTYFTHFDQTPGSADLNTHGGKIINALVGAAHHLDDIAGNLSTLSDLHAYNLRVDPGNFALLNHTIQVVLASHFPGDFTPEVQAAFDKFLALVSAVLTSKYR, from the exons ATGAGTCTATCTGCAAGTGAGAAGTCTGCTGTGCTTTCCATAGTCGGAAAGATTGGATCTCAGGGCAGTGCTCTGGGCTCTGAGGCTTTGACCAG GCTTCTCCTTAGCTTCCCCCAGACCAAGACTTATTTCACCCACTTTGACCAGACCCCTGGCTCTGCTGACCTCAACACACATGGTGGAAAGATTATAAATGCCCTTGTAGGTGCCGCCCATCACCTGGATGACATTGCTGGCAACCTGTCCACCCTCAGTGACCTGCACGCCTACAACCTAAGAGTGGATCCAGGAAACTTTGCT CTGCTGAATCACACTATCCAGGTGGTCTTGGCTTCTCACTTCCCTGGTGATTTCACTCCTGAGGTTCAGGCTGCCTTTGACAAATTCCTTGCTCTAGTCTCTGCAGTCCTCACCTCCAAGTATAGATAA